Proteins encoded together in one Labrus bergylta chromosome 20, fLabBer1.1, whole genome shotgun sequence window:
- the tfr1b gene encoding transferrin receptor 1b, whose protein sequence is MDQIRSTFNSMIKSERYSRFTLQPAEDGERHAEVKLSDDATEAEDGQAGGSPSFRPAPPHQRRRTLYFLILGTLLIFITGYLVGFISHRKPHAETASCDTQLATENLTRKTPTGVAPTGVAPTAVAPTAVAPTAVTPAVVPVAPAAQMDWADVAELLTQKLTSQAFDTTLSEFDKLKRSAGSEEDMSQGNRIFSDFKKLEMDPWTDIHYVQLQKPDSTRPNRVTFGSNVFEPAGYLAYSATGNVQGKLVYGNYGLQKDFDFLQKQNIVLKGSVVLLRAGNISFAEQVDNAAKNGASAVLIYPDIQDFNYVADTALYGHVHLGSGDPYTPGFPSFNHTLFPPTQSSGLPKIPAQTITASMASTILQRIGGPVADAGSGFKGGFDGLTYKLGGSENITVEVNNVLVNTEIHNVFGVIKGFTDPDRYVVLGAQRDAWGRGYARAAVGTSVLLELAKAIHEMVENDGFRPRRSLVFASWSAGEYGSVGATEWLEGYMSSIDKSVLTYINLDGVVMGRGSFIASASPLLYSLLESTMKQVKSPLGSGSVYDLVGNTAWQANALRPMSADDSAYPFLASSGIPSVSFHFISPNTETYMYYGTNLDNLDHLNYQTSHRTGEMVASAAQFAGRMALRLVHDYLLRLDVSQYSKVVTMAVRRVDIRINQLRMSGRLKEVSPSWLSDARGSFKRAADGISNAIQNTDLNDKEACRILNDRIMRVEHTLLSPYVSPIETPFRHILLGRGSHTLASIAETDDMKQLHTELALATWSLQGCANAMMGDIWDIDNII, encoded by the exons ATGGATCAGATAAGGTCTACGTTTAACAGCATG ATTAAAAGTGAGCGGTACAGCAGGTTCACTCTGCAGCCGGCAGAAGACGGAGAAAGGCACGCGGAGGTCAAACTGTCCGATGATGCCACAGAGGCCGAGGACGGGCAGGCGGGAGGCTCCCCGAGCTTCAGACCTGCACCACCCCATCAAAGACGGCGCACCCTTTACTTCCTGATCTTAGGAACTCTTCTGATTTTCATCACTG GCTACCTGGTCGGCTTCATCAGTCACCGTAAACCTCATGCAGAGACTGCGAGCTGTGACACTCAGCTGGCAACAGAAAATCTGACCAGAAAGACGCCGACTGGTGTCGCTCCGACTGGTGTCGCTCCGACTGCTGTCGCTCCGACTGCTGTCGCTCCGACTGCTGTCACTCCGGCTGTTGTTCCAGTAGCTCCAGCAGCTCAGATGGACTGGGCGGACGTCGCCGAACTCCTCACGCAGAAACTCACAAGCCAGGCCTTCGACACAACTCTGAG TGAGTTCGATAAGCTGAAGCGTTCAGCAGGGAGCGAGGAAGATATGAGTCAAGGCAACCGCATCTTCTCAGATTTCAAGAAGCTGGAGATGGATCCATGGACGGACATCCACTACGTTCAACTGCAAAAGCCTGACAG CACTCGTCCAAACCGGGTCACCTTTGGTTCCAATGTGTTTGAGCCAGCAGGATATCTGGCATACAGTGCTACTGGGAATGTTCAG gggAAGCTGGTGTACGGCAACTACGGCCTTCAGAAGGATTTTGATTTCCTGCAGAAGCAGAACATCGTGCTGAAAGGCAGCGTGGTGCTGCTGCGGGCGGGCAATATCAGTTTTGCAGAGCAG GTGGATAACGCTGCTAAAAACGGAGCTTCTGCTGTTCTAATCTACCCTGACATTCAAGATTTCAACTATGTCGCAGACACGGCGCTCTATGGACAT gtccATCTGGGTTCAGGAGACCCTTACACCCCTGGATTTCCCTCCTTCAACCACACACTGTTCCCTCCCACTCAGTCGTCCGGCCTTCCCAAAATCCCGGCTCAGACTATCACTGCAAGCATGGCTTCAACTATTCTACA GAGAATCGGCGGTCCTGTGGCTGATGCAGGCAGTGGTTTTAAAGGAGGCTTTGATGGGCTGACGTACAAACTGGGAGGCAGCGAGAACATCACCGTCGAGGTGAACAACGTGCTCGTCAACACGGAGATCCACAACGTGTTTGGAGTCATCAAAGGATTCACTGATCCTG ATCGCTACGTGGTTCTGGGAGCTCAGAGAGACGCCTGGGGTCGAGGTTACGCCAGAGCTGCAGTCGGCACCTcagtgctgctggagctggcCAAGGCTATTCACGAGATGGTGGAGAACG ATGGCTTCAGGCCTAGAAGGAGTCTGGTGTTTGCAAGCTGGAGTGCCGGGGAGTATGGAAGTGTTGGCGCCACCGAGTGGTTGGAG GGCTACATGTCCTCTATTGACAAAAGCGTCTTGACGTACATAAACCTGGATGGAGTGGTCATGG GTCGCGGGAGCTTTATAGCTTCAGCAAGTCCGCTGCTCTACAGCCTGTTGGAGAGCACCATGAAGCAG GTGAAGAGTCCTCTTGGTTCTGGTTCTGTGTATGATCTGGTGGGAAATACTGCCTGGCAGGCTAATGC ACTGAGGCCGATGTCAGCGGACGACTCTGCTTATCCCTTCCTGGCTTCCTCTGGAATCCCCTCCGTCTCCTTCCACTTCATCTCCCCCAAC ACTGAGACCTACATGTACTACGGCACCAACCTGGACAACCTAGACCACCTCAACTACCAGACCAGCCATCGCACCGGTGAGATGGTAGCTTCAGCGGCGCAGTTTGCCGGTCGGATGGCGCTGAGACTCGTCCACGACTACCTGCTCAGACTGGATGTGAGCCAGTACAGCAAAGTCGTCACAATGGCTGTGAGGCGCGTCGACATTCGCATCAACCAGCTCAGAATG TCTGGTCGGCTGAAGGAAGTGAGTCCCTCCTGGTTGAGCGACGCCCGCGGCTCCTTCAAGCGAGCAGCTGATGGCATCAGTAACGCGATCCAAAACACCGACTTAAACGACAAGGAGGCCTGCCGGATCCTCAACGATAGGATCATGAGG GTTGAGcacactctcctctctccgtACGTGTCCCCTATCGAGACCCCCTTCCGTCACATCCTGCTGGGTCGGGGCTCCCACACTCTGGCGTCCATCGCAGAGACCGACGACATGAAGCAGCTGCACACCGAGCTGGCTCTGGCTACCTGGAGCCTGCAGGGATGTGCCAACGCCATGATGGGAGACATCTGGGACATCGataatataatctaa